Proteins co-encoded in one Haloarcula sp. DT43 genomic window:
- a CDS encoding phosphoribosyltransferase, giving the protein MGELPDEFSCTITDWEYIYSLCRDVADDVKAAAFEPDVVVALARGGWFGGRCLCDFLGLDDLASLKVEHYVGTAAKGEEAQIKYPLADGAVEGKDVLVVDDIADTGQSIETAAECVRDRNPSSVRTATLQLLQTSDHEPEFVGERLDEWTWVVYPWNFVEDMVELVAGVMAKSDLETHTEADIRRLLREYHGVGRTDLEIAQPDRLGEVTAEMERRGVAEAAGDGWRLADD; this is encoded by the coding sequence ATGGGCGAGCTACCGGACGAGTTCTCGTGTACCATCACCGACTGGGAGTACATCTACAGCCTCTGTCGAGACGTGGCCGACGACGTGAAAGCCGCCGCGTTCGAGCCCGACGTGGTCGTCGCGCTGGCACGGGGCGGCTGGTTCGGCGGGCGCTGTCTCTGTGACTTCCTCGGGCTGGACGACTTAGCGAGCCTGAAAGTCGAGCACTACGTCGGGACCGCGGCGAAAGGCGAGGAGGCACAGATAAAGTACCCGCTGGCCGACGGTGCGGTCGAGGGCAAGGACGTGCTGGTCGTCGACGACATCGCCGACACCGGTCAGTCAATCGAGACGGCCGCCGAGTGCGTCCGCGACCGAAACCCCAGCAGCGTCCGAACGGCGACGCTCCAGTTGCTCCAGACGAGCGACCACGAACCGGAGTTCGTCGGCGAGCGCCTCGACGAGTGGACCTGGGTCGTCTACCCCTGGAACTTCGTCGAGGACATGGTCGAGCTCGTCGCGGGCGTGATGGCAAAGAGCGACCTGGAGACGCACACGGAAGCCGACATCCGCCGCCTGCTGCGGGAGTACCACGGCGTTGGCCGCACGGACCTGGAAATCGCCCAGCCGGACCGACTGGGCGAGGTCACCGCGGAGATGGAACGGCGCGGCGTCGCCGAAGCGGCCGGCGACGGCTGGCGACTCGCCGACGACTGA
- a CDS encoding ribonuclease H has product MAAYGRPSLRDLFDESPTPHIAHPPRSHHRDFYVATDGSFRPHNGTTSTASGSNGPTGGLGVVVETLDGERVVRLSVPDTCPDNNVAEYRALHLGLDVLARRAPPDARVGLLIDHDQLAENVNAEVLAAHGSDYDPPHAVSVPPATGLHWRGIQARINGFGEVRAARISGDRNPAHPLANAPDQYAHVNGEPDRCVLPDAPTVNERVPPPSRAERGGASD; this is encoded by the coding sequence ATGGCCGCTTACGGCCGGCCGTCACTTCGAGACCTGTTCGATGAATCACCGACGCCGCACATCGCGCATCCGCCGCGGAGTCACCATCGAGACTTCTACGTTGCCACAGACGGGTCGTTCAGACCCCACAACGGCACGACATCGACCGCCAGCGGGTCGAACGGCCCGACGGGCGGGCTGGGTGTCGTCGTCGAGACCCTCGACGGTGAGCGCGTGGTCAGGCTGTCGGTCCCGGACACCTGTCCCGACAACAACGTCGCCGAGTACCGGGCGCTCCACCTCGGACTCGACGTGCTGGCGAGACGGGCGCCGCCCGACGCCCGCGTCGGACTCCTCATCGACCACGACCAGCTCGCCGAGAACGTGAACGCGGAGGTGCTCGCCGCCCACGGCTCCGACTACGACCCGCCACACGCCGTTTCGGTCCCGCCGGCGACGGGGCTACACTGGCGCGGCATCCAGGCCCGCATCAACGGGTTCGGCGAGGTCCGCGCCGCGCGGATTTCCGGCGACCGCAACCCCGCGCATCCGCTGGCGAACGCACCTGACCAGTACGCCCACGTCAACGGCGAACCGGACCGGTGTGTCCTCCCTGACGCGCCGACCGTAAACGAACGCGTCCCGCCGCCGTCGCGCGCCGAGCGCGGCGGGGCGTCGGACTGA
- a CDS encoding NADP-dependent malic enzyme: MGLDEDALEYHRSEPPGKIEIATTKPTNTQRDLSLAYSPGVAAPCREIDKDPERAFEYTAKGNLVGVVSDGSAVLGLGDIGPEAGKPVMEGKGVLFKRFADIDVFDVELDADDAEAMIQTVQAMEPTFGGINLEDIAAPECFEVERRLSEELDIPVFHDDQHGTAIISGAAMVNAADIAGKELDELDVVFSGAGASAIASAKFYVSLGVSKDNITMCDSSGIITEERAKHEELNEFKQEFARDIPEGGLADAMEGADVFVGLSVGGIVDQEMVRSMASDPIIFAMANPDPEIAYEDAKAARDDTVIMATGRSDYPNQVNNVLGFPFIFRGALDVRATEINEEMKVAAARALADLAKQDVPDEVVKAYGDQPLQFGPDYIIPKPLDPRVLFEVTPAVAEAAIESGAARTEIDTDAYVEKLEARLGKSREMMRVVLNKAKSDPQRVVLAEGHDEKMIRAAYQLVEQGIAEPILIGDADRIESTRRKFGLEFDPVVVDPETADVADYADRLYEIRQRKGITRREAEELVRDGNYLGSVMVEMGDADAMLTGLTHHYPSALRPPLQVIGTADDADYAAGVYMLTFKNRVIFCADTTVNQDPDTDVLEEVTRHTGELARRFNVEPRAAMLSYSNFGSVDNPGTKKIRRAVSRLQSDDRVDFPVDGEMQADTAVVEDILQDTYEFSELDDPANVLVFPNLEAGNIGYKLLQRLGGAEAIGPMLVGMDKPVHVLQRGDEVKDIVNLAGVAVVDAQQE; the protein is encoded by the coding sequence ATGGGACTTGACGAGGACGCACTGGAGTACCACCGGAGCGAGCCGCCGGGCAAGATAGAGATAGCGACGACGAAGCCGACGAACACACAGCGTGACCTCTCGCTGGCGTACTCTCCCGGCGTCGCGGCACCCTGTCGGGAAATCGACAAGGACCCCGAGCGGGCCTTCGAGTACACCGCGAAGGGGAACCTCGTCGGGGTCGTCTCGGACGGGTCGGCGGTGCTCGGCCTGGGCGACATCGGCCCGGAGGCCGGCAAGCCAGTTATGGAGGGGAAGGGCGTGCTGTTCAAGCGCTTCGCCGACATCGACGTCTTCGACGTGGAACTGGACGCCGACGACGCCGAGGCGATGATACAGACGGTCCAGGCGATGGAGCCGACCTTCGGCGGCATCAACCTCGAAGACATCGCCGCCCCGGAGTGTTTCGAGGTGGAGCGCCGACTCAGCGAGGAACTGGACATCCCGGTGTTCCACGATGACCAACACGGTACCGCGATAATCTCCGGGGCGGCGATGGTCAACGCGGCCGACATCGCCGGGAAGGAACTGGACGAACTGGACGTCGTCTTCTCCGGTGCCGGCGCGTCGGCCATCGCCTCGGCGAAGTTCTACGTCTCGCTGGGCGTCTCGAAGGACAACATCACGATGTGTGACTCCTCGGGCATCATCACCGAGGAGCGTGCGAAACACGAGGAACTCAACGAGTTCAAACAGGAGTTCGCCCGCGACATCCCCGAGGGCGGCCTCGCCGACGCGATGGAGGGGGCGGACGTGTTCGTCGGCCTCTCGGTCGGCGGCATCGTCGACCAGGAGATGGTGCGGTCGATGGCCAGCGACCCCATCATCTTCGCGATGGCCAATCCGGACCCCGAAATCGCCTACGAGGACGCCAAAGCGGCCCGCGACGACACAGTCATCATGGCCACCGGCCGCTCTGACTACCCCAATCAGGTGAACAACGTCCTCGGTTTCCCGTTCATCTTCCGAGGCGCGCTCGACGTGCGTGCGACCGAGATCAACGAGGAGATGAAGGTCGCCGCGGCCCGCGCGCTCGCGGACCTCGCCAAGCAGGACGTCCCCGACGAGGTCGTCAAGGCCTACGGCGACCAGCCCCTGCAGTTCGGCCCGGACTACATCATCCCGAAACCCCTCGACCCGCGGGTCCTCTTCGAGGTGACGCCCGCGGTCGCCGAGGCCGCAATCGAGAGCGGCGCGGCGCGGACGGAAATCGACACCGACGCCTACGTCGAGAAACTCGAGGCCCGCCTGGGCAAGTCCCGCGAGATGATGCGCGTCGTGCTCAACAAGGCAAAGAGCGACCCACAGCGGGTCGTCCTCGCCGAGGGCCACGACGAGAAGATGATTCGGGCGGCCTACCAGCTGGTCGAGCAGGGCATCGCCGAGCCGATTCTCATCGGCGACGCCGACCGCATCGAGTCCACGCGCCGGAAGTTCGGCCTGGAGTTCGACCCCGTCGTCGTCGACCCCGAGACCGCCGATGTGGCCGACTACGCCGACCGGCTGTACGAGATTCGCCAGCGCAAAGGCATCACGCGCCGCGAGGCCGAGGAACTGGTCCGGGACGGGAACTACCTCGGCAGCGTGATGGTCGAGATGGGCGACGCCGACGCGATGCTGACCGGCCTGACCCACCACTATCCATCGGCGCTACGGCCGCCGCTGCAGGTCATCGGCACGGCCGACGACGCCGACTACGCGGCCGGCGTCTACATGCTGACGTTCAAGAACCGCGTCATCTTCTGTGCCGACACCACCGTTAATCAGGACCCCGACACGGACGTACTGGAGGAGGTCACCCGACACACCGGGGAGCTGGCCCGTCGGTTCAACGTCGAACCGCGGGCGGCGATGCTGTCGTACTCGAACTTCGGCAGCGTCGACAACCCCGGGACGAAGAAGATTCGCCGAGCGGTTTCACGCCTGCAAAGCGACGACCGCGTGGACTTCCCGGTCGACGGCGAGATGCAGGCCGACACTGCCGTCGTGGAGGACATCTTGCAGGACACCTACGAGTTCTCCGAACTCGACGACCCCGCGAACGTCCTCGTGTTCCCGAACCTGGAAGCGGGCAACATCGGCTACAAACTGCTCCAGCGGCTGGGCGGTGCCGAGGCCATCGGGCCGATGCTGGTCGGCATGGACAAGCCCGTCCACGTCCTCCAGCGCGGCGACGAGGTCAAAGACATCGTGAACCTCGCCGGCGTCGCCGTCGTCGACGCTCAGCAGGAGTAA
- a CDS encoding methyl-accepting chemotaxis protein, which yields MFERIRTYIYGQESSSSDAPAPRADGGLTASDGQTRFLTDALDPDSPRLRDRFDDPETAAIGTQHVERQFELAPDELRTLVEEYEAAGISRDEFVATQEFVTESLVEGAFDQLRDELGPDAQAAIDAVETELQEGLEATQYVSRTGVDAFAESEPSGGSAAGLNYHDVLHHIGTPLFVLDTDGDILTWNRSIENLTGVSEAEAKEMEMASMAFYPDGRRGKTLADKVLDAPETTHTEYDVPKVEGEDFTLYRDTSVMADQHGNERNISFSAAPIYDEDGELIAVVEMVQDRTDEANRHEAVTNLVEEVKSTMAALESGQLDARASFDRSDGAEYVDDQLCEVVTSLNDMAEQVERLADKVDEQAQQLAVAIEQTNSSAETVESRVTEQTEALSEAADNIQNIGAGMEEVAATSSEVASAAKRAREAAEDGSDAGEAVMEVTDGLAETSDDLVDTVTDLDEQMDEVSEIVEIIADVAEQTNMLALNANIEAARAGESGSGFAVVADEVKTLANETSEYASEISTSITTIQAQANETADMVGTTHEQVEHAESEISDALDALDRISDAVEEATRGIQEVADANDDQASAIEDVTSMVEDAQTHAQEAESATKEIVEAADQQEDAVTELTARVGELTNAN from the coding sequence ATGTTCGAACGCATCCGCACCTACATCTACGGCCAGGAGTCCAGTTCTTCGGACGCTCCGGCCCCACGGGCGGACGGAGGACTCACGGCGAGTGACGGGCAGACCCGCTTTCTGACCGACGCTCTCGACCCGGACTCGCCGCGGCTCAGGGACCGCTTCGACGACCCAGAAACCGCCGCCATCGGAACCCAGCACGTCGAACGGCAGTTCGAACTCGCGCCCGACGAGCTGCGGACGCTCGTCGAGGAGTACGAAGCCGCCGGAATCAGCCGAGACGAGTTCGTCGCGACCCAGGAGTTCGTCACCGAATCGCTCGTCGAGGGCGCGTTCGACCAGCTCCGGGACGAACTCGGTCCGGACGCACAGGCTGCCATCGACGCCGTCGAGACCGAACTCCAGGAGGGTCTGGAGGCGACACAGTACGTCTCCCGGACCGGCGTCGACGCGTTCGCCGAGTCCGAACCGAGTGGCGGCTCCGCCGCGGGGCTGAACTACCACGACGTGTTACACCACATCGGAACGCCGCTCTTCGTGCTGGATACCGACGGCGACATCCTCACCTGGAACCGTTCTATCGAGAACCTCACCGGCGTCTCGGAGGCCGAGGCGAAGGAGATGGAGATGGCGAGCATGGCGTTTTACCCGGACGGGCGACGCGGGAAGACCCTCGCCGACAAGGTCCTCGACGCGCCCGAGACCACTCACACGGAGTACGACGTGCCGAAGGTCGAGGGCGAGGACTTCACGCTGTACCGCGATACGAGCGTGATGGCCGACCAGCACGGCAACGAGCGCAACATCTCGTTCAGCGCCGCCCCCATCTACGACGAGGACGGCGAACTCATCGCCGTCGTCGAGATGGTCCAGGACCGGACCGACGAGGCCAACCGTCACGAGGCGGTGACGAACCTGGTCGAGGAGGTCAAATCGACCATGGCCGCGCTCGAGAGCGGCCAGCTCGACGCCCGGGCGTCGTTCGACCGGTCCGACGGTGCCGAGTACGTCGACGACCAGCTGTGTGAGGTCGTCACCTCGCTCAACGACATGGCCGAACAGGTCGAGCGGCTGGCGGACAAGGTCGACGAACAGGCCCAGCAGCTCGCAGTCGCCATCGAACAGACGAACTCGTCAGCCGAAACCGTCGAGAGCCGGGTCACCGAACAGACCGAGGCCCTGTCGGAGGCGGCCGACAACATCCAGAACATCGGGGCCGGGATGGAGGAGGTCGCCGCGACGTCGAGCGAGGTCGCGTCGGCGGCCAAACGGGCGAGAGAGGCCGCCGAGGACGGGTCGGACGCCGGCGAAGCGGTCATGGAGGTCACGGACGGGCTCGCCGAGACGAGCGACGACCTCGTCGACACCGTCACCGACCTCGACGAACAGATGGACGAAGTCAGCGAAATCGTCGAGATAATCGCCGACGTGGCCGAGCAGACGAACATGCTCGCGCTGAACGCCAACATCGAGGCGGCCCGCGCCGGCGAGAGCGGGAGCGGGTTCGCCGTCGTCGCCGACGAGGTGAAGACACTCGCCAACGAAACGAGCGAGTACGCCTCGGAGATATCGACCAGCATCACGACGATTCAGGCGCAGGCGAACGAGACCGCGGACATGGTCGGGACCACCCACGAACAGGTCGAGCACGCGGAGTCCGAGATTTCGGACGCACTGGACGCGCTGGACCGTATCTCCGACGCCGTCGAGGAGGCGACGCGGGGCATCCAGGAGGTCGCCGACGCCAACGACGACCAGGCGAGCGCTATCGAGGACGTGACTTCGATGGTCGAAGACGCCCAGACCCACGCCCAGGAGGCCGAGTCGGCGACGAAGGAAATCGTCGAGGCGGCCGACCAGCAGGAGGACGCGGTCACCGAACTCACCGCCCGGGTCGGCGAACTCACCAACGCGAACTGA
- a CDS encoding COX15/CtaA family protein, which produces MTTRFRRLVATTTVLTFALILLGVYTGAIGAGLTCEARWPFCDGWMGLFPANWASFVEWFHRLVAMITGFGILGSTVAAWRGEYSRRIKLATGVATVVLPVQILLGANTIFNFGATAQVLHHGAAQLIFGAMVAATAWAYTDTAESPSVQSADSQHAARADD; this is translated from the coding sequence ATGACCACCCGTTTCCGCCGACTGGTGGCGACGACGACGGTGCTGACGTTCGCACTCATCCTGCTTGGCGTGTACACCGGTGCTATCGGTGCCGGGCTCACCTGCGAGGCACGCTGGCCGTTCTGTGACGGCTGGATGGGGCTGTTCCCCGCAAACTGGGCGAGCTTCGTCGAGTGGTTCCACCGGCTGGTCGCGATGATTACCGGCTTCGGTATCCTCGGCTCGACGGTCGCCGCGTGGCGCGGTGAGTACAGCCGGCGGATAAAGCTCGCGACCGGCGTCGCCACGGTCGTGCTCCCGGTGCAGATACTGCTGGGCGCGAACACCATCTTCAACTTCGGTGCCACGGCGCAGGTCCTCCACCACGGGGCCGCACAGCTCATCTTCGGCGCGATGGTCGCGGCGACGGCGTGGGCCTACACAGACACCGCGGAGTCGCCGTCCGTGCAGTCGGCCGACAGCCAGCACGCGGCCCGCGCCGACGACTGA
- a CDS encoding basic amino acid ABC transporter substrate-binding protein — protein sequence MSDDGLSRRQYLSTVGGTAVTVSLAGCFGGGGGGDGSTEITAGTAPGFPPFEMKQDGELVGFDVDLLEAVVDETDYTLAGWEEYEFKSLIPALTNSNIDVVAAGMTINDERDQTIDFTDPYYSSNQAIVVREDGDFSPSSLSDLSGRPVGAQKGTTGESTIQSELIEPGNLEESNYNSYGNYVLAIEDLQNGNIDAVVIDEPVAQTFAAQRPVTIAFTYETGENFGFGVREDDDEFTQALNDGLATVRDGSTYQDLTNKWFGQQ from the coding sequence ATGTCAGACGACGGCCTTTCACGACGACAGTACCTCTCCACGGTCGGTGGAACCGCAGTGACCGTCTCGCTCGCCGGCTGTTTCGGCGGCGGTGGCGGCGGCGACGGGAGCACGGAAATCACTGCCGGGACCGCACCCGGGTTCCCGCCCTTCGAGATGAAGCAGGACGGCGAACTCGTCGGGTTCGACGTCGACCTGCTCGAAGCGGTCGTCGACGAGACCGACTACACGCTGGCCGGCTGGGAAGAGTACGAGTTCAAGTCCCTGATTCCGGCGCTGACGAACAGCAACATCGACGTGGTCGCGGCGGGGATGACTATCAACGACGAGCGCGACCAGACCATCGACTTCACTGACCCCTACTACAGCTCGAACCAGGCTATCGTCGTCCGCGAGGACGGCGACTTCTCCCCGTCGTCGCTGTCGGACCTCTCGGGACGTCCCGTCGGCGCACAGAAGGGGACCACCGGCGAGAGCACGATTCAGTCGGAGCTCATCGAGCCGGGCAACCTCGAGGAGTCGAACTACAACTCGTATGGCAACTACGTGCTGGCCATCGAGGACCTCCAGAACGGCAACATCGACGCCGTCGTCATCGACGAGCCGGTCGCCCAGACCTTCGCCGCCCAGCGCCCGGTCACCATCGCGTTCACCTACGAGACCGGCGAGAACTTCGGGTTCGGGGTTCGGGAGGACGACGACGAGTTCACGCAGGCGCTGAACGACGGCCTGGCCACGGTACGGGACGGGAGCACGTACCAGGACCTGACGAACAAGTGGTTCGGCCAGCAGTAA
- a CDS encoding amino acid ABC transporter permease produces the protein MPLLPLQSDWAFVVGNLDLLLAGTGVTIGLTAASILLGFLLGFPAGAVEVYGSGPLKRAVETAGVVLRGTPLLVIIILLFFGLSVSSSAFVTATVALGLRSAAYQSQIFRGALQSVDEGQLEAARAVGMGRLQAIRSVVVPQALRRSVPGFQNEFTIVLKDTSIAIVIGLGELLTVGQNLYQGGQSTAALEIFLTVSLIYFVLTFVTNRSLDRLDDRFSIPGGERA, from the coding sequence ATGCCACTCCTCCCGCTGCAGAGTGACTGGGCGTTCGTCGTCGGGAACCTCGACCTGCTGCTCGCCGGCACCGGCGTCACAATCGGGCTGACAGCGGCGAGTATTCTGCTGGGCTTCCTGCTCGGGTTCCCCGCGGGCGCCGTCGAAGTGTACGGCAGCGGCCCGCTCAAGCGCGCCGTCGAGACGGCCGGCGTCGTGCTCCGGGGGACGCCGCTGCTGGTCATCATCATCCTGCTTTTCTTCGGGCTCTCGGTGTCCAGTAGCGCCTTCGTGACCGCGACTGTCGCCCTGGGCCTGCGGAGCGCCGCCTACCAGTCACAGATATTCCGCGGCGCGCTCCAGAGCGTCGACGAGGGGCAACTGGAAGCCGCCCGCGCCGTCGGCATGGGTCGGCTGCAGGCGATACGCAGCGTGGTCGTCCCGCAGGCGCTTCGCCGGAGCGTCCCGGGCTTCCAGAACGAGTTCACCATCGTCCTGAAGGACACGAGCATCGCCATCGTCATCGGCCTCGGCGAACTGCTGACCGTCGGCCAGAACCTCTACCAGGGCGGCCAGAGCACGGCCGCGCTCGAAATCTTCCTGACTGTGAGCCTCATCTACTTCGTCCTCACGTTCGTGACGAACCGCTCGCTCGACCGCCTCGACGACCGCTTCAGCATTCCGGGGGGTGAGCGGGCGTGA
- a CDS encoding amino acid ABC transporter ATP-binding protein, with amino-acid sequence MSDPLLKLDDVYKSYGAEQVLSGVSFDMDAGDVDVVIGPSGSGKSTMLRCVNRLTEIDSGDIYLDGDCVTDADTDVNELRKQVGMVFQDFNLFAHLTALGNVTLGLRKVRGMDKEAAQEKGYDHLEQVGLLDQADSYPAELSGGQKQRVGIARALAMDPKLLLFDEPTSALDPELVGEVVDVMRDLAAEGITMLVVSHEMGFARSAASDIIFLDEGRIVEHGPPEQLFENPQAARTGEFLSRLETSHEGE; translated from the coding sequence GTGAGCGACCCCCTGCTGAAACTCGACGATGTGTACAAGTCCTACGGCGCGGAGCAGGTGCTCTCGGGCGTCAGTTTCGACATGGACGCCGGTGATGTCGACGTGGTCATCGGCCCCAGCGGCAGCGGGAAGTCGACTATGCTACGGTGTGTCAACCGCCTTACAGAAATCGACAGCGGCGACATCTACCTTGACGGCGATTGCGTCACCGACGCCGACACGGACGTGAACGAACTCCGCAAGCAAGTGGGGATGGTGTTCCAGGACTTCAACCTCTTTGCCCACCTCACGGCGCTCGGCAACGTCACGCTCGGCCTGCGGAAAGTCCGTGGCATGGACAAGGAGGCGGCCCAGGAGAAGGGCTACGACCACCTGGAACAGGTGGGACTGCTGGACCAGGCCGACTCCTATCCGGCGGAACTCTCCGGCGGCCAGAAACAGCGGGTCGGCATCGCCCGCGCGCTCGCGATGGACCCGAAGCTGCTGCTGTTCGACGAGCCGACCAGCGCGCTCGACCCGGAACTCGTCGGCGAAGTCGTCGACGTGATGCGTGACCTCGCCGCCGAGGGCATCACGATGCTCGTCGTCAGCCACGAGATGGGGTTCGCCCGCTCGGCCGCCTCGGACATCATCTTCCTCGACGAGGGGCGCATCGTCGAACACGGCCCGCCGGAACAGCTGTTCGAGAACCCGCAGGCGGCCCGGACCGGCGAGTTCCTCAGCCGCCTGGAGACGAGCCACGAGGGGGAGTGA
- a CDS encoding amino acid ABC transporter permease, producing the protein MGTPESTTAGRTIRARAAGLTDQPLTVLTVAVFWTWLVVRWTNDFLLDGALVERGTSFFPTAPFEAAASALGGLAASLGPLGFPVGWVAGFFEFLAASVPYLPELATGVWATILLTVLGTALGFFIAVPLSVARVYGGTVTRSAALAYTELFRGTPLLAQLFVLYFATRLSIYIRGLPAVGTGYIPAQAFWVAVIAFTLNSAAYQSEYIRSALNSVPEGQLTAARAIGLSKVEGIRHVVLPQGLRYAIPGWSNELVYLIKYSSLASFITVRELFERTDAIASETYRYTELFVLAGLLYLALVISASLLMEYVEGQVAIPGLGTTGR; encoded by the coding sequence ATGGGGACGCCGGAGTCCACGACCGCCGGGCGGACGATTCGCGCCCGTGCCGCCGGGCTGACGGACCAGCCGCTGACGGTGCTCACCGTCGCGGTCTTCTGGACGTGGCTCGTCGTGCGATGGACGAACGACTTCCTGCTTGACGGCGCGCTCGTCGAGCGCGGCACGTCGTTCTTTCCCACCGCTCCGTTCGAGGCGGCCGCGTCGGCGCTCGGTGGTCTCGCGGCGAGCCTCGGGCCACTCGGGTTCCCCGTCGGGTGGGTCGCCGGCTTCTTCGAGTTCCTGGCGGCGTCGGTTCCCTACCTCCCGGAGCTTGCGACCGGGGTCTGGGCCACGATACTGCTGACGGTCCTGGGCACCGCGCTGGGCTTTTTCATCGCGGTTCCGCTCAGCGTCGCCCGCGTGTACGGCGGGACTGTCACCCGGTCGGCGGCGCTCGCCTACACGGAGCTGTTCCGGGGCACGCCGCTGCTCGCCCAGCTGTTCGTCCTCTATTTCGCGACGCGGCTCTCGATTTACATCCGCGGCCTGCCCGCTGTGGGGACCGGGTACATCCCCGCCCAGGCGTTCTGGGTGGCCGTCATCGCGTTCACCCTCAACAGCGCGGCTTACCAGTCGGAGTACATCCGCTCGGCGCTGAACTCCGTGCCGGAGGGCCAACTCACCGCCGCGCGCGCAATCGGGCTCTCGAAAGTCGAGGGGATACGACACGTCGTCCTGCCACAGGGCCTGCGCTACGCGATTCCGGGCTGGTCGAACGAGCTCGTCTACCTCATCAAGTACTCGTCGCTCGCGAGTTTCATCACCGTCCGCGAACTGTTCGAGCGGACCGACGCCATCGCCAGCGAGACCTACCGGTACACGGAGCTGTTCGTCCTCGCCGGCCTGCTGTACCTGGCGCTGGTCATCTCGGCGTCGCTCCTGATGGAGTACGTCGAGGGCCAGGTCGCGATTCCCGGTCTCGGCACGACCGGCCGGTGA
- a CDS encoding replication factor C large subunit encodes MDWTEKYRPTTLSEVRGNDKARDALKEWAETWDDHREAVIVHGSPGIGKTSAAHALANDMGWPTIELNASDSRTKDIINRVAGEAAKSGTLTAGGRGRRLVIMDEADNIHGNADRGGARAITALVKEASQPMVLIANEYYEMSNGLRNNCQDIEFREVSPRSIVPVLRDLCRQEGVEYEADALEDLAEQNSGDLRGAVKDLQAIAETTERLTADDVVTGERDTTEGIFEYLDVVLKEGGAQEALEASYDVDETPDDLINWIEDNMPKDYEGAELARAYEFLSNADQWLGRVRETQNYSFWRYAGDNMTAGVAAARNGTKGGWTRYGPPSYWSKLGRSKGTRNTRDYVAQQIAAIDGVSMRTARREIMPFLSTMTHHCRNRELTVAMAATYDLEAEHVSFVTGSGKDTNKVQDIVADAEALREEAAVEHSGGVFDGASAEGGDSAGEADDATGDADEGSDDQQVPLTTEDGGGSDAEADAESASEAAEEDDQQSGLSDFM; translated from the coding sequence ATGGACTGGACGGAGAAGTACCGCCCGACGACGCTGTCGGAGGTGCGGGGCAACGACAAGGCCCGCGACGCACTCAAGGAGTGGGCGGAGACGTGGGACGACCACCGCGAGGCGGTCATCGTCCACGGGTCCCCGGGCATCGGGAAGACCTCGGCCGCCCACGCGCTGGCAAACGACATGGGGTGGCCGACCATCGAACTCAACGCCAGCGACTCCCGGACGAAAGACATCATCAACCGGGTGGCCGGCGAGGCCGCCAAGTCCGGGACGCTGACCGCCGGCGGTCGCGGCCGCCGACTGGTCATCATGGACGAGGCGGACAACATCCACGGCAACGCCGACCGCGGGGGTGCTCGGGCCATAACGGCCCTCGTGAAGGAGGCCAGCCAGCCGATGGTGCTCATCGCCAACGAGTACTACGAGATGTCCAACGGCCTGCGAAACAACTGCCAGGACATCGAGTTCCGCGAGGTCTCGCCCCGCTCTATCGTTCCGGTCCTTCGTGACCTCTGTCGCCAGGAGGGCGTCGAGTACGAGGCCGACGCGCTGGAGGACCTCGCCGAGCAGAACAGCGGCGACTTGCGTGGCGCGGTCAAGGACCTCCAGGCCATCGCCGAGACGACCGAGCGGCTGACCGCCGACGACGTGGTGACCGGCGAGCGCGACACCACCGAGGGCATCTTCGAGTACCTCGACGTGGTGCTCAAGGAGGGCGGCGCACAGGAGGCGCTGGAGGCGAGCTACGACGTGGACGAGACGCCGGACGACCTCATCAACTGGATAGAGGACAACATGCCCAAAGACTACGAGGGGGCCGAACTGGCCAGGGCCTACGAGTTCCTCTCGAACGCCGACCAGTGGCTCGGGCGGGTCCGCGAGACGCAGAACTACTCGTTCTGGCGCTACGCGGGCGACAACATGACCGCCGGGGTCGCCGCAGCACGGAACGGCACCAAGGGCGGCTGGACCCGCTACGGCCCGCCGAGCTACTGGTCGAAGCTCGGCCGGTCGAAAGGGACGCGAAACACCCGCGACTACGTCGCCCAGCAGATAGCCGCCATCGACGGCGTCTCGATGCGGACCGCCCGCCGTGAAATCATGCCCTTCCTCTCGACGATGACCCACCACTGCCGGAACCGCGAGCTAACGGTTGCGATGGCGGCGACCTACGACCTGGAGGCCGAACACGTCTCGTTCGTCACCGGGTCGGGCAAGGACACGAACAAGGTCCAAGACATCGTCGCGGACGCGGAGGCGCTCCGGGAAGAGGCCGCCGTCGAACACTCCGGCGGGGTCTTCGACGGCGCGAGCGCCGAAGGCGGCGACAGCGCGGGCGAGGCCGACGACGCGACCGGCGACGCTGACGAGGGGAGCGACGACCAGCAGGTGCCGCTCACGACAGAGGACGGCGGCGGGTCCGACGCCGAGGCCGACGCGGAATCAGCGAGCGAGGCCGCCGAAGAGGACGACCAACAGTCCGGCCTCTCCGACTTCATGTAG